DNA from bacterium:
CTTTGCCAAAAATCAAACATTTTCTTTTTTTGATATTTTTGGTATAATATCAAAGGATTATTAATTACAATGTCCCCATCGACTAGCGGTTAGGTCACGGGCCTTTCAAGCCCGTAGCACGGGTTCAAATCCCGTTGGGGACATAAAAAATTCGTATGTGTTTAGCTTTATAAAAGAAGGAACCACGAATGGACACGAATGAAACACGAATTGACACAAATTACAAAAAAATTATTCGTGTTTATTAGTGTTCTTATTAGTGCTAATTTGTGGTTAATTCAAAGGGTTCTAAAGAGAAGCTAAACATATACAAAAATTCAAAAGTCAAAATGCAAAATTGAGGTAAAATTTATTAAAATGCAAGATGCAATTATTTAAGGCAAAGATTGGATATTGCAAAGAGATTGCTCCCTCCTATTTCAAAATGGCCATCTTGGCAGATATAGAAGCAAACCCTGGTCAATTCTTTCATATCAAATGTGCAAATGATAATACCTTTAGATTGAGAAGACCATTTTCCCTCCATAGAAAATTAGAAGATGGATTTGAAATTTTATTTGAAAAAAAAGGCTTTGGAACAGAATTTTTAAGTAATCTTAAAAGGGGTGATATTTTGGATATTATAGGTCCTTGTGGAAATGGGTTTAAAATTATGAAGAAACAATCCATCATTATTGGCGGAGGTATAGGAATTGCTCCACTTTTTGAGCTTGCTTTAAGATGTAGAAATCCCAAAATTCTTATTGGTGCAAAGACAAAAGACTCCCTTCTGTGTGTTGATGATTTTAGAAAATGTAAAATTGAGCCTCTAGTTTCAACCGATGATGGAAGCCTTGGTTATCATGGTTTTATCACAGACCTTTTTTTAGACTCTATAGACTCTATAGACTTTATCTTATACGCTTGTGGTCCTTCAAAAATGCTTGATAGTGTTATAAAAATAGCAAAAGAAAAGAATATTCCCTGTCAGATTTCTGTTGAAAGCATCATTGCTTGTGGTGTTGGTGCCTGCCTTGGCTG
Protein-coding regions in this window:
- a CDS encoding dihydroorotate dehydrogenase electron transfer subunit; translation: MQLFKAKIGYCKEIAPSYFKMAILADIEANPGQFFHIKCANDNTFRLRRPFSLHRKLEDGFEILFEKKGFGTEFLSNLKRGDILDIIGPCGNGFKIMKKQSIIIGGGIGIAPLFELALRCRNPKILIGAKTKDSLLCVDDFRKCKIEPLVSTDDGSLGYHGFITDLFLDSIDSIDFILYACGPSKMLDSVIKIAKEKNIPCQISVESIIACGVGACLGCAYKTKNGYKKVCKDGPVFDVSEL